The following coding sequences are from one Pseudonocardia sp. HH130630-07 window:
- the nirD gene encoding nitrite reductase small subunit NirD yields the protein MTAPVPAPVAGGASAWLTVCPLERLWIDRGAAALVGDTQVALFRRAGDAVYALGNIDPFTGAAVMSRGLLGDRAGEPTVATPVHKQVFALRDGRCLDDDGVSLPAFAVRVVGGSVQVGLR from the coding sequence ATGACCGCGCCCGTTCCCGCCCCGGTCGCCGGCGGGGCCTCGGCATGGCTCACGGTGTGCCCGCTGGAGCGCCTGTGGATCGACCGCGGCGCCGCCGCGCTGGTCGGCGACACCCAGGTCGCGCTGTTCCGCCGGGCCGGTGACGCCGTGTACGCCCTGGGCAACATCGACCCGTTCACCGGTGCCGCGGTCATGTCCCGCGGGCTGCTCGGCGACCGGGCCGGCGAGCCGACGGTCGCCACACCCGTCCACAAGCAGGTGTTCGCGCTGCGCGACGGCCGGTGCCTGGACGACGACGGTGTGAGCCTGCCCGCGTTCGCCGTCCGGGTCGTGGGCGGATCGGTGCAGGTCGGGCTACGGTGA
- a CDS encoding uroporphyrinogen-III synthase yields the protein MPPLAGFTVGITAARRAEELATMLERRGASVQHGPALRIVALADDADLEARTRELVAAPPDITIATTGIGYRGWISAAEGWGLGDELLAALGRSEMLARGPKARGAIRASGLVDAWSPESESTAEVLEHLLERGVDGRRIAVQLHGEPLPDVVEALEVAGAEVVTVPVYRWAPPTDIGPLDRLIDATLAGGIDVLSFTSAPAAAGILARAAERGVRAALLDALRGPVLTLCVGPVTAAPLEALDVPTVQPQRSRLGAMVRTCESVAPERARRLPVAGHRLELRGHAVLVDGTLCPLPPTPMALLRVLARRPGRVVSRAELLAALPGGATDEHAVENVIGRLRAALGVGGLVQTVVRRGYRLALEPGHDGHCAEGAGGAGEQP from the coding sequence GTGCCCCCGCTGGCCGGGTTCACGGTCGGTATCACCGCGGCCCGGCGCGCCGAGGAACTCGCCACCATGCTGGAACGCCGGGGCGCGTCGGTCCAGCACGGCCCGGCCCTGCGGATCGTCGCCCTCGCCGACGACGCGGACCTGGAGGCCCGGACCCGCGAGCTCGTCGCGGCGCCGCCGGACATCACGATCGCGACCACCGGCATCGGCTACCGCGGCTGGATCTCCGCCGCGGAGGGCTGGGGGCTCGGCGACGAGCTGCTCGCCGCGCTGGGCCGCTCGGAGATGCTGGCCCGCGGCCCGAAGGCGCGCGGGGCGATCCGGGCGTCCGGCCTGGTGGACGCCTGGTCCCCGGAGTCGGAGTCCACCGCCGAGGTCCTGGAGCACCTGCTGGAACGCGGGGTCGACGGGCGCCGCATCGCGGTCCAGCTGCACGGGGAGCCGCTGCCCGACGTCGTCGAGGCACTGGAGGTGGCGGGGGCCGAGGTCGTCACCGTCCCGGTGTACCGGTGGGCGCCGCCGACCGACATCGGCCCGCTCGACCGGCTGATCGACGCGACCCTGGCCGGCGGGATCGACGTCCTGTCGTTCACCAGCGCGCCCGCCGCGGCCGGGATCCTGGCCCGGGCCGCCGAGCGCGGGGTGCGCGCCGCCCTGCTGGACGCGTTGCGCGGGCCGGTGCTGACCCTGTGCGTCGGCCCGGTGACGGCGGCCCCGCTGGAGGCGCTCGACGTGCCGACCGTGCAGCCGCAGCGGTCCCGGCTCGGCGCGATGGTGCGGACCTGCGAGTCGGTCGCCCCGGAGCGGGCGCGCCGGTTGCCGGTCGCCGGGCACCGGCTGGAGCTGCGCGGGCACGCCGTTCTCGTCGACGGCACGCTGTGCCCCCTCCCGCCGACGCCGATGGCGCTGCTGCGGGTCCTGGCCCGGCGGCCGGGCCGGGTGGTGTCCCGGGCCGAGCTGCTCGCCGCCCTGCCCGGCGGCGCCACCGACGAGCACGCCGTCGAGAACGTCATCGGGCGGCTGCGTGCCGCGCTCGGCGTCGGCGGGCTGGTGCAGACGGTGGTCCGCCGCGGGTACCGGCTGGCCCTGGAACCCGGTCACGACGGGCACTGCGCCGAGGGGGCCGGCGGGGCGGGGGAGCAACCGTGA
- a CDS encoding putative protein N(5)-glutamine methyltransferase produces MSGPGDLVARLRAAGCVFAEDEARLLTEAAGDPVPEALVRRRVAGEPLEHLLGWAEFDGRRVGVAPGVFVPRRRTEALVHAAVAELGPGAVLVDLCCGCGAVGAAVARRVPVELHAADVDPAATACAAVNLRGLGTVHTGDLFGALPPRLRGRVTVLVANTPYVPAGAIAAMPPEARDHEPRIALDGGADGLDPARRVAAGAAAWLGPSGVLLIETGAAQAPVLAAVFTAHGLDARIGHDDDRDATWVLGRRPAHFCPP; encoded by the coding sequence GTGAGCGGTCCCGGCGATCTGGTCGCGCGCCTGCGGGCCGCCGGCTGCGTGTTCGCCGAGGACGAGGCGCGGCTGCTCACCGAGGCGGCCGGTGACCCGGTCCCCGAGGCGCTGGTCCGGCGCCGGGTGGCGGGCGAGCCGCTGGAGCACCTGCTCGGCTGGGCCGAGTTCGACGGGCGGCGGGTCGGCGTGGCGCCGGGGGTGTTCGTCCCGCGCCGCCGGACCGAGGCACTGGTGCACGCCGCCGTCGCCGAACTCGGCCCGGGCGCGGTGCTGGTCGACCTGTGCTGCGGCTGCGGCGCGGTGGGCGCGGCGGTCGCCCGCCGGGTACCGGTGGAGCTGCACGCCGCCGACGTCGACCCGGCCGCCACCGCGTGCGCCGCGGTCAACCTGCGCGGGCTGGGCACGGTGCACACCGGCGACCTGTTCGGCGCGCTCCCCCCGCGGCTGCGGGGCCGGGTGACGGTGCTCGTCGCGAACACCCCGTACGTCCCGGCCGGGGCGATCGCCGCGATGCCGCCGGAGGCCCGCGACCACGAACCCCGGATCGCGCTGGACGGCGGCGCGGACGGCCTCGACCCGGCCCGCCGGGTCGCCGCCGGTGCGGCTGCGTGGCTGGGGCCGTCGGGCGTCCTGCTGATCGAGACGGGTGCGGCGCAGGCGCCGGTGCTGGCCGCGGTGTTCACCGCCCACGGGCTCGACGCACGGATCGGGCACGACGACGACCGCGACGCGACCTGGGTGCTCGGGCGCCGCCCCGCACACTTCTGCCCGCCGTGA
- a CDS encoding ATP-dependent helicase: MSRATAEQLPPRLVRAAAGPVPVREWSGAAARVLAHDRGPLRVLGGPGTGKTSLLLDAVVRRVREGAAPGSVLLLVGSRRAAEELRGRLTTLLTAGGGDLAGDFGARTTRELLVRTVHSYAFGVLRLHAARHEDPPPRLLASAEQDVVVRELLAGEIENWNGSVPGSGWPERLDPALGLPGFAAELRELLLRAAERGLGPDELASLGAAHDRAEWVAAARFFRSYEQVTLLRGAAGRGAPQATAPALDSAELVAAALDVLAADPDLHDQERQRIRHLLVDDAQDLDPQQMELVATLAAGAGSTLLAGDPDQAVLTFRGADPKGMEAIDAPAELLTTDHRQLPEVRSAGLRLAGKLPGAGHTRTRHGPDGTAPEAAAGTAGAGSAVQVRVFGSPSAEAGWIADRLRRAHLVDGVPWSEMAVLSRSARRTLPALRRALAAAGVPIAAPPDEVPLPRQAAVVPLLLVLRAAARPSSVDADLATALLTSPLGGGDPLRMRRLRRGLLRMHAAAGHDVRAEDQREPVEGEIDPAVASSDPLLVAMLRDAVAGRPDPLPMMSPAEAAPMRDVGRLLDTAARSIAAGDSVEETLWLVWRRTGLARRWSEASARGGPGGAAADRDLDAVLALFDAAARYTDRLPGSGAAGFLDYLADQQLPGETLAPQAPRGGSVELLTAHGARGREWTVVAVPGVQEGMWPDLRLRGSLLGNEQLVDLVAGIAEPGGTVSRSAPLLAEERRLFYVACTRARSTLLVSAVQGEDEQPSRFLDELDPRPADAAEARPVHRPERSLVTAELVGELRRAVTSPDRGDPERAARRRRAATQLARLAADGVPGAHPDEWYGTAELSDHAPLRADGELVPISPSDVETIAGCPLRWVLSRHGGDESGALSAVTGSLVHALVQARAAGAAPAELEKALQSAWRRLDTGAPWFGRRELTRVREMLTAFDDWVRRSRAEGLELVAVEQPVQLDLEGDLPPEDPAQPAPDEPEPLVDPTGEPGRGGGAARAARRVRLRGRVDRLERDDQGRPVVVDVKTGKTAASARSTAEHHQLAVYQLAASLGAFSELVGSGPGPGGGRLLFLADRKASGDAKEPRQDPLRPEEMGHWRDVLMTCASDSAGAVFVARAGPDCDRCPVRTSCPAVETGRTVVDG, encoded by the coding sequence ATGAGCCGAGCGACCGCCGAGCAGCTGCCCCCGCGGCTGGTGCGGGCCGCGGCGGGCCCGGTCCCGGTCCGGGAGTGGAGCGGTGCGGCGGCGCGGGTGCTGGCGCACGACCGGGGTCCGTTGCGGGTGCTCGGCGGGCCCGGCACGGGGAAGACCAGCCTGCTGCTCGACGCGGTGGTCCGCCGGGTCCGCGAGGGTGCCGCCCCCGGGTCGGTGCTGCTGCTCGTCGGCAGCCGGCGGGCCGCCGAGGAGCTGCGCGGCCGGCTCACCACGCTGCTCACCGCGGGCGGCGGGGACCTCGCGGGCGACTTCGGGGCCCGGACCACCCGCGAGCTGCTGGTCCGCACGGTGCACTCGTACGCGTTCGGCGTGCTGCGCCTGCACGCCGCCCGGCACGAGGACCCGCCGCCGCGGCTGCTCGCCTCCGCCGAGCAGGACGTGGTGGTCCGCGAGCTGCTCGCCGGGGAGATCGAGAACTGGAACGGCAGCGTCCCGGGATCCGGCTGGCCGGAGCGGCTCGATCCGGCGCTCGGCCTGCCCGGGTTCGCCGCCGAGCTGCGGGAGCTGCTCCTGCGCGCCGCCGAACGGGGCCTCGGCCCGGACGAGCTGGCGAGCCTCGGGGCCGCCCACGACCGTGCCGAGTGGGTCGCCGCGGCCCGGTTCTTCCGCAGCTACGAGCAGGTCACCCTGCTCCGGGGGGCGGCGGGCCGGGGAGCCCCGCAGGCGACCGCGCCCGCGCTGGACTCGGCGGAGCTGGTCGCCGCGGCGCTCGACGTGCTGGCCGCGGACCCCGACCTGCACGACCAGGAGCGGCAGCGGATCCGGCACCTGCTGGTGGACGACGCGCAGGATCTGGACCCGCAGCAGATGGAGCTGGTCGCGACGCTGGCCGCGGGCGCCGGGTCGACCCTGCTCGCCGGGGACCCGGACCAGGCGGTACTCACCTTCCGGGGGGCCGACCCGAAGGGCATGGAGGCGATCGACGCACCGGCCGAGCTGCTGACGACCGACCACCGGCAGCTCCCGGAGGTCCGGTCCGCCGGGCTGCGGCTGGCCGGGAAGCTGCCCGGCGCCGGGCACACCCGGACCCGGCACGGGCCGGACGGCACCGCCCCGGAGGCGGCCGCCGGGACCGCCGGCGCGGGCTCGGCGGTGCAGGTCCGGGTGTTCGGGTCCCCGTCGGCCGAGGCCGGCTGGATCGCCGACCGGTTGCGCCGGGCGCACCTGGTCGACGGCGTGCCGTGGTCGGAGATGGCGGTGCTGTCCCGGTCGGCGCGGCGCACACTGCCTGCGCTGCGCCGGGCGCTGGCCGCCGCCGGGGTGCCGATCGCGGCCCCGCCGGACGAGGTGCCGCTGCCGCGGCAGGCCGCCGTCGTCCCGCTGCTGCTCGTGCTGCGCGCGGCGGCGCGGCCGTCGTCGGTGGACGCGGACCTCGCGACCGCGCTGCTCACCTCGCCGCTGGGCGGCGGTGACCCGCTCCGGATGCGCCGGCTGCGCCGCGGCCTGCTGCGGATGCACGCGGCGGCCGGTCACGACGTGCGGGCCGAGGACCAGCGGGAACCCGTCGAGGGTGAGATCGATCCGGCCGTCGCGAGCAGTGACCCGCTGCTGGTCGCGATGCTGCGCGACGCGGTCGCCGGCCGGCCGGACCCACTGCCGATGATGTCCCCGGCCGAGGCGGCCCCGATGCGCGACGTGGGGCGGCTGCTCGACACCGCGGCCCGGTCGATCGCCGCCGGCGACTCGGTCGAGGAGACCCTCTGGCTGGTGTGGCGGCGGACCGGCCTGGCCCGCCGGTGGAGCGAGGCCAGCGCCCGCGGCGGGCCCGGTGGTGCGGCCGCCGACCGCGATCTGGACGCCGTGCTGGCGCTGTTCGACGCGGCGGCCCGCTACACCGACCGGCTGCCCGGCTCGGGGGCGGCCGGGTTCCTCGACTACCTCGCCGACCAGCAGCTCCCCGGGGAGACGCTCGCCCCGCAGGCCCCGCGCGGCGGTTCGGTCGAGCTGCTGACCGCGCACGGCGCCCGCGGCCGGGAGTGGACGGTCGTCGCGGTGCCGGGCGTGCAGGAGGGCATGTGGCCCGATCTGCGGCTGCGCGGCAGCCTGCTCGGCAACGAGCAGCTCGTCGATCTCGTCGCCGGGATCGCCGAGCCCGGCGGCACCGTCTCCCGGTCGGCGCCGCTGCTCGCCGAGGAGCGCCGGTTGTTCTACGTGGCCTGCACCCGGGCCCGGTCGACGTTGCTGGTCAGCGCGGTGCAGGGGGAGGACGAGCAGCCCTCGCGCTTCCTCGACGAGCTCGACCCCCGCCCGGCCGACGCGGCCGAGGCCCGCCCGGTGCACCGCCCGGAGCGCTCGCTGGTGACCGCCGAGCTGGTCGGCGAGCTCCGGCGCGCGGTCACGAGCCCCGACCGCGGCGATCCCGAGCGGGCCGCCCGGCGGCGGCGGGCCGCGACCCAGCTGGCCCGGCTGGCCGCCGACGGGGTCCCCGGAGCACACCCCGACGAGTGGTACGGCACCGCCGAGCTGTCCGACCACGCGCCGCTGCGCGCGGACGGGGAGCTCGTGCCGATCTCGCCGTCGGACGTCGAGACGATCGCGGGCTGCCCGCTGCGCTGGGTGCTGTCCCGGCACGGCGGCGACGAGTCCGGCGCGCTGTCGGCCGTCACCGGGTCGCTGGTGCACGCACTGGTGCAGGCCCGCGCCGCCGGCGCCGCCCCGGCCGAGCTGGAGAAGGCGCTGCAGTCGGCCTGGCGGCGGCTCGACACCGGGGCGCCGTGGTTCGGCCGCCGCGAGCTCACCCGGGTCCGGGAGATGCTGACCGCGTTCGACGACTGGGTGCGCCGCAGCCGGGCCGAGGGACTGGAGCTGGTCGCGGTCGAGCAGCCGGTGCAGCTCGACCTGGAGGGTGACCTCCCGCCCGAGGACCCGGCGCAGCCGGCCCCGGACGAGCCGGAGCCGCTGGTCGACCCGACCGGCGAACCGGGGCGCGGGGGCGGCGCGGCGCGCGCCGCCCGGCGGGTCCGGCTGCGCGGCCGGGTGGACCGCCTGGAACGCGACGACCAGGGCCGCCCGGTGGTCGTCGACGTGAAGACGGGGAAGACGGCGGCGTCGGCGCGGTCCACCGCCGAGCACCACCAGCTGGCGGTCTACCAGCTGGCCGCGTCGCTCGGCGCCTTCTCCGAACTCGTCGGCTCCGGTCCGGGGCCGGGCGGGGGGCGGCTGCTGTTCCTCGCCGACCGCAAGGCGAGCGGGGACGCGAAGGAGCCGCGGCAGGACCCGCTGCGCCCCGAGGAGATGGGGCACTGGCGCGACGTGCTGATGACCTGCGCGTCCGACTCCGCCGGTGCGGTGTTCGTGGCCCGGGCCGGGCCGGACTGCGACCGCTGCCCGGTCCGGACCAGCTGCCCGGCGGTGGAGACCGGGCGCACCGTCGTCGACGGCTGA
- a CDS encoding MGMT family protein — MDDETVERVRAVVLAIPPGQTLSYGEVAELAGLRSARLVGRILAEDGADLPWHRVLRADGRSAPHIADEQAARLRTEGILMVDGRLPREHRRRS, encoded by the coding sequence GTGGACGACGAGACGGTGGAACGGGTGCGGGCGGTCGTCCTGGCGATCCCGCCGGGGCAGACGCTCAGCTACGGGGAGGTCGCCGAGCTGGCGGGGCTGCGCTCGGCCCGGCTGGTCGGCCGGATCCTCGCCGAGGACGGCGCCGACCTGCCCTGGCACCGGGTGCTGCGGGCGGACGGGCGCTCGGCCCCGCACATCGCGGACGAGCAGGCCGCGCGACTGCGCACCGAGGGCATCCTGATGGTGGACGGGCGGCTGCCCCGCGAGCACCGGCGCCGGTCGTGA
- a CDS encoding sirohydrochlorin chelatase: MTAAGPPLLLVAHGSRSDAADAVVRALADAVAAHGPQVQVCYVDVRGPTVVEAVRALRDGGCDGAVVVPAFLASGYHVRVDLPAQLAEAGAGPGLFPTAPAIGPDPLLAAAALSRLRDAGYRDGDAVVLAAAGSSDPSAVAEVRAAAGMLSELVGRRVRTGFAATGAPTVSALVDGLHAAGEERVAVASWLLAPGVFQNRLLDSGADVVADPLGVHDDVVRAVLDRYAAGSAVIARAA; the protein is encoded by the coding sequence GTGACCGCCGCCGGCCCGCCGCTGCTGCTCGTCGCGCACGGGTCGCGCTCGGACGCCGCGGACGCCGTCGTCCGGGCGCTCGCCGACGCCGTCGCCGCGCACGGGCCGCAGGTGCAGGTCTGCTACGTCGACGTCCGCGGGCCGACGGTGGTCGAGGCCGTGCGCGCGCTGCGGGACGGCGGGTGCGACGGCGCGGTCGTCGTCCCGGCCTTCCTGGCCTCGGGCTACCACGTCCGCGTCGACCTGCCGGCCCAGCTCGCCGAGGCCGGTGCCGGGCCCGGGCTGTTCCCGACGGCGCCGGCGATCGGCCCGGACCCGCTGCTCGCGGCGGCCGCGCTGTCCCGGCTGCGTGACGCCGGGTACCGCGACGGCGACGCCGTCGTGCTGGCGGCCGCCGGGTCGTCGGACCCGTCGGCCGTCGCGGAGGTCCGGGCGGCCGCCGGGATGCTCTCCGAACTCGTCGGCCGCCGGGTGCGCACCGGGTTCGCCGCGACCGGAGCGCCGACGGTGTCCGCGCTGGTCGACGGCCTGCACGCGGCGGGGGAGGAGCGGGTCGCGGTCGCCTCCTGGCTGCTGGCCCCCGGGGTGTTCCAGAACCGGCTGCTCGACAGCGGCGCCGACGTGGTGGCCGATCCGCTGGGTGTGCACGACGACGTCGTCCGCGCCGTGCTGGACCGGTACGCGGCCGGTTCCGCGGTCATCGCCCGCGCCGCGTGA